In a single window of the Renibacterium salmoninarum ATCC 33209 genome:
- the kdpC gene encoding potassium-transporting ATPase subunit KdpC gives MNTFTSYLRQFGTAFRLLIAATVVLGLGYPAVVWGIGQLAFPNQANGSIVSVNGQQAASSLIAQSPKDGLGPEWFHPRPSAVNWDPASSRASNLGPNDPKLAESIETLRAQIAEDENVSESKVPMDALTASGSGLDPQISLAYAQLQIPRIADKTGLSETALQDLVSKNTTSELESLLGQQSVNVTKLNIDLAAAVKK, from the coding sequence ATGAATACCTTCACCTCTTATTTGCGCCAATTCGGTACCGCATTTCGGCTGTTAATTGCTGCCACGGTGGTCCTGGGATTGGGCTATCCGGCTGTGGTTTGGGGGATTGGCCAACTGGCATTCCCCAATCAAGCAAACGGTTCCATCGTCTCGGTCAATGGCCAACAAGCGGCGAGCTCGTTGATCGCCCAGTCGCCAAAAGATGGTTTAGGGCCGGAATGGTTTCACCCGCGGCCTTCAGCAGTGAATTGGGACCCGGCGTCGTCCAGAGCTAGCAACTTGGGTCCAAACGATCCGAAATTGGCCGAATCAATTGAGACATTGCGCGCGCAAATTGCCGAGGATGAGAACGTTTCGGAATCGAAGGTGCCGATGGATGCGCTAACCGCTTCCGGTTCCGGGCTCGATCCGCAGATTTCGCTGGCTTATGCACAATTACAGATTCCGCGAATTGCTGACAAGACCGGGCTTTCGGAGACTGCCTTGCAAGATTTGGTCAGCAAGAACACGACTTCTGAGCTGGAATCATTACTCGGTCAGCAATCAGTCAACGTGACAAAACTGAACATCGACCTAGCCGCAGCCGTCAAAAAATAG